In Crassostrea angulata isolate pt1a10 chromosome 6, ASM2561291v2, whole genome shotgun sequence, a genomic segment contains:
- the LOC128187106 gene encoding alpha-L-iduronidase-like isoform X2 → MSSLANGGRRKSNSESSSMDVEDEQIIDKMVRFNISDNLTDESDGGSFVNGVKRRTANPRITRTSQDVEKGRRTKSLYGVMPNCKFGPCGSILDDSATSLSHDNCYQPQRSTEKEKNNSPSIILPQFPDGCHNYHRMNYCVEKVVLVVCSLFTLVSLVNSLEYNLDINTNDVRNDLKHFWRSTGFCPPLPHKDAYKFDFSKDMQLNLALIGSLPHDGIQQVRIHWLLELVTVKQSNGNVTYDFTELDNLIGLLWSYGLKPGFELMGNPSGFFKDFDNSTQVYLWKDMVTQLALNYIDQFGLSEVMDWNFETWNEPDCHDFDDIKFSVQGFLNYYDACSEGLLAASSLLRFGGPGDGCDRPGNTKFSDALLNHIVNGTNFFTGKQGNRIDFLSYHRKGDGSSAKIYQGELQTTSDISKKYPTLSKTPFYNDEADPMVGWSKNLLWRADSTYAAMVAKVITQHQNMILAKQPLLINYTLLSNDNAFLSYVPHQFTQRTLTARFQMNNTNTPYVQLVLKPVFMVMGALSLLGDKQLHTNLTVPDKLGTVVVGNDSTVGVLASLHVPYKGIPTSDAWQVTILIYSSNDTSLSTRADSITVSLNLNGSGDFAIVEYYINNMVSNPYGVWVKQGKPSFPSVQQFREMRFQEGLMSSKVQYFRSKKNAHVFKNPYSQLVQPGVILIHVCAKSKLPPDQVTEVVVHNITSGQVLLTWSDNCVNTKCILYYDVEFSNKTESGPYAKINNNSTSIITSYNFVPNVKVLSDAMVTGFYRIRAVDYFQRPGAYSLPVQYPNTL, encoded by the exons ATGAGCAGTCTCGCAAACGGTGGAAGGAGGAAAAGTAACTCGGAGTCAAGCTCAATGGATGTCGAGGACGAGcaaattattgataaaatggTTAGATTTAATATAAGCGACAATTTAACAGACGAATCTGACGGTGGAAGTTTTGTTAATGGGGTGAAAAGGAGGACGGCGAATCCAAGAATAACAAGGACAAG CCAAGATGTGGAAAAAGGGAG ACGTACAAAGTCCTTGTATGGTGTAATGCCAAACTGCAAGTTTGGACCATGTGGTTCTATTTTGGATGATTCCGCAACCTCTCT GTCACATGACAACTGTTATCAACCACAGAGGAGtacagagaaagaaaaaaacaactctCCATCAATAATTCTCCCTCAATTTCCAGATGGATGCCATAATTACCACAGAATGAATTACTGTGTGGAAAAAGTTGTCCTTGTGGTCTGTAGCCTTTTCACCTTGGTATCTTTAGTCAATTCGCTAGAATATAATCTTGATATTAACACTAACGATGTCCGGAATGATCTGAAACATTTCTGGAGGAGTACAGGCTTTTGCCCACCCTTGCCTCATAAGGATGCTTACAAGTTTGATTTCAGCAAGGATATGCAGCTTAACTTGGCTCTGATTGGCTCACTTCCTCATGATGGAATCCAACAGGTGAGAATTCATTGGTTATTGGAACTTGTAACAGTAAAGCAAAGCAATGGCAATGTGACGTATGATTTTACAGAACTGGATAATCTCATTGGCTTGCTCTGGAGCTATGGTTTAAAGCCAGGATTTGAACTAATGGGAAACCCATCAGGATTTTTCAAGGACTTTGATAACTCAACACAGGTGTACTTATGGAAAGATATGGTGACCCAGTTAGCATTGAACTACATAGATCAGTTTGGCCTCAGCGAGGTTATGGATTGGAACTTTGAGACTTGGAACGAGCCAGATTGTCATGATTTTGACGACATTAAGTTTTCTGTGCAGGGCTTTCTTAATTACTATGATGCTTGTTCGGAGGGTTTGTTAGCTGCTAGTTCCCTCCTGAGATTTGGGGGCCCAGGAGATGGGTGTGACAGACCAGGAAACACCAAGTTCTCTGATGCCCTTCTCAATCACATCGTCAATGGAACTAACTTTTTTACTGGCAAACAAGGCAATAGAATAGACTTTTTATCATATCATAGGAAGGGAGATGGTTCCTCAGCCAAAATATACCAGGGTGAACTTCAAACAACATCAGATATTTCTAAAAAGTATCCAACTCTCTCAAAGACCCCTTTCTATAATGACGAAGCAGATCCAATGGTTGGTTGGAGCAAAAATTTGCTATGGCGAGCAGATTCAACTTATGCTGCCATGGTTGCTAAAGTTATCACCCAACACCAAAACATGATACTGGCTAAGCAGCCACTGCTTATAAATTACACTTTGTTAAGTAatgacaatgcctttttaagcTATGTCCCACATCAATTTACTCAAAGAACATTAACAGCCAGATTTCAGATGAACAATACCAATACCCCATATGTTCAGTTGGTTTTGAAGCCAGTTTTTATGGTGATGGGTGCCTTGTCACTCTTAGGTGACAAACAGCTTCACACAAACTTGACCGTTCCAGACAAACTTGGCACTGTTGTGGTTGGAAATGATAGTACTGTGGGTGTTCTAGCAAGTCTTCATGTACCATACAAAGGTATTCCTACTTCAGATGCTTGGCAGGTCACCATTCTTATATACAGCAGCAATGACACCTCGCTCTCTACCAGGGCAGATTCTATCACTGTGAGTCTGAACTTAAATGGCTCTGGTGACTTTGCAATTGTCGAATATTACATAAACAACATGGTTTCCAATCCCTATGGTGTTTGGGTTAAACAAGGAAAACCTTCCTTTCCTTCTGTTCAACAATTCAGGGAAATGCGTTTCCAGGAAGGATTGATGTCTTCAAAAGTGCAATATTTTAGAAGCAAGAAAAATGCCCATGTTTTCAAAAACCCTTATTCACAACTTGTGCAACCTGGAGTGATCCTAATCCATGTATGTGCCAAGTCCAAGCTTCCTCCAGATCAAGTGACGGAGGTGGTGGTTCACAACATCACATCCGGACAGGTTCTCTTGACTTGGTCGGATAATTGCGTGAACACTAAGTGTATTCTGTACTACGACGTGGAGTTTTCTAACAAGACAGAGAGTGGACCTTATGCGAAGATCAATAACAATAGCACCTCCATAATTACCTCTTATAATTTTGTGCCTAATGTGAAAGTTCTAAGTGATGCCATGGTGACAGGGTTTTACCGTATTCGAGCTGTGGACTATTTTCAGAGACCTGGAGCCTACTCTCTCCCTGTCCAGTACCCTAATACACTGTAA
- the LOC128187106 gene encoding alpha-L-iduronidase-like isoform X1, with protein sequence MSSLANGGRRKSNSESSSMDVEDEQIIDKMVRFNISDNLTDESDGGSFVNGVKRRTANPRITRTSQDVEKGRMYKGYRRTKSLYGVMPNCKFGPCGSILDDSATSLSHDNCYQPQRSTEKEKNNSPSIILPQFPDGCHNYHRMNYCVEKVVLVVCSLFTLVSLVNSLEYNLDINTNDVRNDLKHFWRSTGFCPPLPHKDAYKFDFSKDMQLNLALIGSLPHDGIQQVRIHWLLELVTVKQSNGNVTYDFTELDNLIGLLWSYGLKPGFELMGNPSGFFKDFDNSTQVYLWKDMVTQLALNYIDQFGLSEVMDWNFETWNEPDCHDFDDIKFSVQGFLNYYDACSEGLLAASSLLRFGGPGDGCDRPGNTKFSDALLNHIVNGTNFFTGKQGNRIDFLSYHRKGDGSSAKIYQGELQTTSDISKKYPTLSKTPFYNDEADPMVGWSKNLLWRADSTYAAMVAKVITQHQNMILAKQPLLINYTLLSNDNAFLSYVPHQFTQRTLTARFQMNNTNTPYVQLVLKPVFMVMGALSLLGDKQLHTNLTVPDKLGTVVVGNDSTVGVLASLHVPYKGIPTSDAWQVTILIYSSNDTSLSTRADSITVSLNLNGSGDFAIVEYYINNMVSNPYGVWVKQGKPSFPSVQQFREMRFQEGLMSSKVQYFRSKKNAHVFKNPYSQLVQPGVILIHVCAKSKLPPDQVTEVVVHNITSGQVLLTWSDNCVNTKCILYYDVEFSNKTESGPYAKINNNSTSIITSYNFVPNVKVLSDAMVTGFYRIRAVDYFQRPGAYSLPVQYPNTL encoded by the exons ATGAGCAGTCTCGCAAACGGTGGAAGGAGGAAAAGTAACTCGGAGTCAAGCTCAATGGATGTCGAGGACGAGcaaattattgataaaatggTTAGATTTAATATAAGCGACAATTTAACAGACGAATCTGACGGTGGAAGTTTTGTTAATGGGGTGAAAAGGAGGACGGCGAATCCAAGAATAACAAGGACAAG CCAAGATGTGGAAAAAGGGAG aATGTACAAAGGGTAtcg ACGTACAAAGTCCTTGTATGGTGTAATGCCAAACTGCAAGTTTGGACCATGTGGTTCTATTTTGGATGATTCCGCAACCTCTCT GTCACATGACAACTGTTATCAACCACAGAGGAGtacagagaaagaaaaaaacaactctCCATCAATAATTCTCCCTCAATTTCCAGATGGATGCCATAATTACCACAGAATGAATTACTGTGTGGAAAAAGTTGTCCTTGTGGTCTGTAGCCTTTTCACCTTGGTATCTTTAGTCAATTCGCTAGAATATAATCTTGATATTAACACTAACGATGTCCGGAATGATCTGAAACATTTCTGGAGGAGTACAGGCTTTTGCCCACCCTTGCCTCATAAGGATGCTTACAAGTTTGATTTCAGCAAGGATATGCAGCTTAACTTGGCTCTGATTGGCTCACTTCCTCATGATGGAATCCAACAGGTGAGAATTCATTGGTTATTGGAACTTGTAACAGTAAAGCAAAGCAATGGCAATGTGACGTATGATTTTACAGAACTGGATAATCTCATTGGCTTGCTCTGGAGCTATGGTTTAAAGCCAGGATTTGAACTAATGGGAAACCCATCAGGATTTTTCAAGGACTTTGATAACTCAACACAGGTGTACTTATGGAAAGATATGGTGACCCAGTTAGCATTGAACTACATAGATCAGTTTGGCCTCAGCGAGGTTATGGATTGGAACTTTGAGACTTGGAACGAGCCAGATTGTCATGATTTTGACGACATTAAGTTTTCTGTGCAGGGCTTTCTTAATTACTATGATGCTTGTTCGGAGGGTTTGTTAGCTGCTAGTTCCCTCCTGAGATTTGGGGGCCCAGGAGATGGGTGTGACAGACCAGGAAACACCAAGTTCTCTGATGCCCTTCTCAATCACATCGTCAATGGAACTAACTTTTTTACTGGCAAACAAGGCAATAGAATAGACTTTTTATCATATCATAGGAAGGGAGATGGTTCCTCAGCCAAAATATACCAGGGTGAACTTCAAACAACATCAGATATTTCTAAAAAGTATCCAACTCTCTCAAAGACCCCTTTCTATAATGACGAAGCAGATCCAATGGTTGGTTGGAGCAAAAATTTGCTATGGCGAGCAGATTCAACTTATGCTGCCATGGTTGCTAAAGTTATCACCCAACACCAAAACATGATACTGGCTAAGCAGCCACTGCTTATAAATTACACTTTGTTAAGTAatgacaatgcctttttaagcTATGTCCCACATCAATTTACTCAAAGAACATTAACAGCCAGATTTCAGATGAACAATACCAATACCCCATATGTTCAGTTGGTTTTGAAGCCAGTTTTTATGGTGATGGGTGCCTTGTCACTCTTAGGTGACAAACAGCTTCACACAAACTTGACCGTTCCAGACAAACTTGGCACTGTTGTGGTTGGAAATGATAGTACTGTGGGTGTTCTAGCAAGTCTTCATGTACCATACAAAGGTATTCCTACTTCAGATGCTTGGCAGGTCACCATTCTTATATACAGCAGCAATGACACCTCGCTCTCTACCAGGGCAGATTCTATCACTGTGAGTCTGAACTTAAATGGCTCTGGTGACTTTGCAATTGTCGAATATTACATAAACAACATGGTTTCCAATCCCTATGGTGTTTGGGTTAAACAAGGAAAACCTTCCTTTCCTTCTGTTCAACAATTCAGGGAAATGCGTTTCCAGGAAGGATTGATGTCTTCAAAAGTGCAATATTTTAGAAGCAAGAAAAATGCCCATGTTTTCAAAAACCCTTATTCACAACTTGTGCAACCTGGAGTGATCCTAATCCATGTATGTGCCAAGTCCAAGCTTCCTCCAGATCAAGTGACGGAGGTGGTGGTTCACAACATCACATCCGGACAGGTTCTCTTGACTTGGTCGGATAATTGCGTGAACACTAAGTGTATTCTGTACTACGACGTGGAGTTTTCTAACAAGACAGAGAGTGGACCTTATGCGAAGATCAATAACAATAGCACCTCCATAATTACCTCTTATAATTTTGTGCCTAATGTGAAAGTTCTAAGTGATGCCATGGTGACAGGGTTTTACCGTATTCGAGCTGTGGACTATTTTCAGAGACCTGGAGCCTACTCTCTCCCTGTCCAGTACCCTAATACACTGTAA
- the LOC128187106 gene encoding alpha-L-iduronidase-like isoform X4: MSSLANGGRRKSNSESSSMDVEDEQIIDKMVRFNISDNLTDESDGGSFVNGVKRRTANPRITRTRRTKSLYGVMPNCKFGPCGSILDDSATSLSHDNCYQPQRSTEKEKNNSPSIILPQFPDGCHNYHRMNYCVEKVVLVVCSLFTLVSLVNSLEYNLDINTNDVRNDLKHFWRSTGFCPPLPHKDAYKFDFSKDMQLNLALIGSLPHDGIQQVRIHWLLELVTVKQSNGNVTYDFTELDNLIGLLWSYGLKPGFELMGNPSGFFKDFDNSTQVYLWKDMVTQLALNYIDQFGLSEVMDWNFETWNEPDCHDFDDIKFSVQGFLNYYDACSEGLLAASSLLRFGGPGDGCDRPGNTKFSDALLNHIVNGTNFFTGKQGNRIDFLSYHRKGDGSSAKIYQGELQTTSDISKKYPTLSKTPFYNDEADPMVGWSKNLLWRADSTYAAMVAKVITQHQNMILAKQPLLINYTLLSNDNAFLSYVPHQFTQRTLTARFQMNNTNTPYVQLVLKPVFMVMGALSLLGDKQLHTNLTVPDKLGTVVVGNDSTVGVLASLHVPYKGIPTSDAWQVTILIYSSNDTSLSTRADSITVSLNLNGSGDFAIVEYYINNMVSNPYGVWVKQGKPSFPSVQQFREMRFQEGLMSSKVQYFRSKKNAHVFKNPYSQLVQPGVILIHVCAKSKLPPDQVTEVVVHNITSGQVLLTWSDNCVNTKCILYYDVEFSNKTESGPYAKINNNSTSIITSYNFVPNVKVLSDAMVTGFYRIRAVDYFQRPGAYSLPVQYPNTL; encoded by the exons ATGAGCAGTCTCGCAAACGGTGGAAGGAGGAAAAGTAACTCGGAGTCAAGCTCAATGGATGTCGAGGACGAGcaaattattgataaaatggTTAGATTTAATATAAGCGACAATTTAACAGACGAATCTGACGGTGGAAGTTTTGTTAATGGGGTGAAAAGGAGGACGGCGAATCCAAGAATAACAAGGACAAG ACGTACAAAGTCCTTGTATGGTGTAATGCCAAACTGCAAGTTTGGACCATGTGGTTCTATTTTGGATGATTCCGCAACCTCTCT GTCACATGACAACTGTTATCAACCACAGAGGAGtacagagaaagaaaaaaacaactctCCATCAATAATTCTCCCTCAATTTCCAGATGGATGCCATAATTACCACAGAATGAATTACTGTGTGGAAAAAGTTGTCCTTGTGGTCTGTAGCCTTTTCACCTTGGTATCTTTAGTCAATTCGCTAGAATATAATCTTGATATTAACACTAACGATGTCCGGAATGATCTGAAACATTTCTGGAGGAGTACAGGCTTTTGCCCACCCTTGCCTCATAAGGATGCTTACAAGTTTGATTTCAGCAAGGATATGCAGCTTAACTTGGCTCTGATTGGCTCACTTCCTCATGATGGAATCCAACAGGTGAGAATTCATTGGTTATTGGAACTTGTAACAGTAAAGCAAAGCAATGGCAATGTGACGTATGATTTTACAGAACTGGATAATCTCATTGGCTTGCTCTGGAGCTATGGTTTAAAGCCAGGATTTGAACTAATGGGAAACCCATCAGGATTTTTCAAGGACTTTGATAACTCAACACAGGTGTACTTATGGAAAGATATGGTGACCCAGTTAGCATTGAACTACATAGATCAGTTTGGCCTCAGCGAGGTTATGGATTGGAACTTTGAGACTTGGAACGAGCCAGATTGTCATGATTTTGACGACATTAAGTTTTCTGTGCAGGGCTTTCTTAATTACTATGATGCTTGTTCGGAGGGTTTGTTAGCTGCTAGTTCCCTCCTGAGATTTGGGGGCCCAGGAGATGGGTGTGACAGACCAGGAAACACCAAGTTCTCTGATGCCCTTCTCAATCACATCGTCAATGGAACTAACTTTTTTACTGGCAAACAAGGCAATAGAATAGACTTTTTATCATATCATAGGAAGGGAGATGGTTCCTCAGCCAAAATATACCAGGGTGAACTTCAAACAACATCAGATATTTCTAAAAAGTATCCAACTCTCTCAAAGACCCCTTTCTATAATGACGAAGCAGATCCAATGGTTGGTTGGAGCAAAAATTTGCTATGGCGAGCAGATTCAACTTATGCTGCCATGGTTGCTAAAGTTATCACCCAACACCAAAACATGATACTGGCTAAGCAGCCACTGCTTATAAATTACACTTTGTTAAGTAatgacaatgcctttttaagcTATGTCCCACATCAATTTACTCAAAGAACATTAACAGCCAGATTTCAGATGAACAATACCAATACCCCATATGTTCAGTTGGTTTTGAAGCCAGTTTTTATGGTGATGGGTGCCTTGTCACTCTTAGGTGACAAACAGCTTCACACAAACTTGACCGTTCCAGACAAACTTGGCACTGTTGTGGTTGGAAATGATAGTACTGTGGGTGTTCTAGCAAGTCTTCATGTACCATACAAAGGTATTCCTACTTCAGATGCTTGGCAGGTCACCATTCTTATATACAGCAGCAATGACACCTCGCTCTCTACCAGGGCAGATTCTATCACTGTGAGTCTGAACTTAAATGGCTCTGGTGACTTTGCAATTGTCGAATATTACATAAACAACATGGTTTCCAATCCCTATGGTGTTTGGGTTAAACAAGGAAAACCTTCCTTTCCTTCTGTTCAACAATTCAGGGAAATGCGTTTCCAGGAAGGATTGATGTCTTCAAAAGTGCAATATTTTAGAAGCAAGAAAAATGCCCATGTTTTCAAAAACCCTTATTCACAACTTGTGCAACCTGGAGTGATCCTAATCCATGTATGTGCCAAGTCCAAGCTTCCTCCAGATCAAGTGACGGAGGTGGTGGTTCACAACATCACATCCGGACAGGTTCTCTTGACTTGGTCGGATAATTGCGTGAACACTAAGTGTATTCTGTACTACGACGTGGAGTTTTCTAACAAGACAGAGAGTGGACCTTATGCGAAGATCAATAACAATAGCACCTCCATAATTACCTCTTATAATTTTGTGCCTAATGTGAAAGTTCTAAGTGATGCCATGGTGACAGGGTTTTACCGTATTCGAGCTGTGGACTATTTTCAGAGACCTGGAGCCTACTCTCTCCCTGTCCAGTACCCTAATACACTGTAA